The following coding sequences lie in one Musa acuminata AAA Group cultivar baxijiao chromosome BXJ1-8, Cavendish_Baxijiao_AAA, whole genome shotgun sequence genomic window:
- the LOC103995256 gene encoding plasmodesmata-located protein 6 — MSELLLLLVFSSLASLTTSVADDYTGFVYAGCSQLKYTPDSPYQLNVESLLSSIANAATFSSYANYTSASAAASSPVYGLFQCRGDLSSSDCNSCVRFALSQLSAFCPFTAGAAVQLNGCFLRYGNDSFVGKPDTSVLRKNCGPVAGGGGYNSDVLGMRDAALASLASGFTGGSYRVGAAGSVQAMAQCVGDQGAKQCNDCVAAAVAQLKAACPFAVAGDAYLGKCYAKYWSSGVYHSDTNDHGDQVGKTVAIIIGLIVGVALIIFLAAFLRKAGNSGKD, encoded by the exons ATGTCTGAACTCTTGCTCCTCCTTGTATTCTCTTCTCTTGCGTCCCTGACGACGTCGGTCGCCGACGACTACACTGGCTTCGTCTATGCCGGGTGCTCGCAGCTCAAGTACACCCCCGACTCGCCCTACCAACTCAACGTCGAGTCCCTACTGTCTTCCATCGCCAACGCCGCGACCTTCTCCTCCTACGCCAACTACACCTCCGCCTCAGCCGCCGCCTCCTCCCCGGTCTACGGCCTCTTCCAGTGCCGCGGTGACCTCTCTTCCTCCGACTGCAATTCCTGCGTCCGCTTCGCGCTGTCCCAGCTCTCCGCCTTCTGCCCCTTCACCGCCGGCGCCGCCGTCCAGCTCAACGGATGCTTCCTCCGCTACGGCAACGACTCCTTCGTCGGAAAGCCCGACACCAGCGTCCTCCGCAAGAATTGCGGGCCTGTCGCCGGCGGCGGAGGGTACAACTCGGACGTGCTCGGCATGCGCGACGCAGCGCTCGCCAGCCTGGCGTCGGGCTTCACCGGTGGGAGCTACAGGGTCGGCGCCGCCGGCTCCGTACAGGCGATGGCGCAGTGCGTCGGGGACCAGGGCGCGAAGCAGTGCAACGACTGCGTGGCGGCTGCGGTGGCGCAGCTCAAGGCCGCCTGTCCGTTCGCCGTCGCCGGCGATGCTTACCTCGGCAAGTGCTACGCCAAATACTGGTCCAGTGGAGTCTACCATTCCGATACTAACGATCATG GTGATCAGGTTGGGAAAACAGTGGCAATCATCATTGGGCTCATTGTAGGAGTTGCACTCATAATATTCTTGGCTGCCTTCCTCAGAAAAGCTGGAAATTCTG GTAAAGACTAA
- the LOC135588094 gene encoding probable inactive receptor kinase At1g48480 → MSFNRLDHPMMASGRRSMGSLLRLFLFFSFFCSLFGGGAPDDLASDRAALIAFSAAVSGVTRRWNVSDPSPCAWYGVTCASNRVTELRLPGSYLLGRIPPGTLANLTALRALSLRYNLLSGSLPPDFAALTNLRYLYLQNNRLSGGIPAAVFSLRQLVRLNLAGNSLDGGIPVAFNNLTGLSTLLLDHNRLSGAIPDLRLLGLLQFNVSFNQLNGSIPASLRGLPASSFVGNSLCGRPLAPCLGEGSPSPAPSPWIASNNVDSGGKKKLSAGAIAGIAIGSAIGFLVLVLLLVLCCRKREKDEAGPKAGEMMQPEAEMALRGKREAADNVAGPPQVAALPAAVAGGASGSARKLVFIGKVQGIYDLDDLLRASAEVLGKGTAGTTYKAMLEMGMVVTVKRLRDVNVPEKEFRERMEAIGAMDHPNLVALQAYYHSKDEKLLVHELVPNGSLSSILHGNKVSGRTPLDWETRLEIALGAARGIEFIHLQGSGLTHGNIKSSNIILSKSNEARVSDFGLSSLGSTPMPNQRAASYRAPEVTDVRKVSQKADVYSFGVLLMELLTGKPPTQALHNEDGVDLPRWVQSVVREKWSSEVFDHELLRHQNVEEEMMQLLQLAIDCAVQFPENRPSMSEVVARIEGIRSNSSMTNHQQGGIAFGD, encoded by the exons ATGAGCTTCAATAGACTTGACCATCCAATGATGGCGTCCGGTCGCCGCTCGATGGGCTCGCTGTTGcgtctcttccttttcttctctttcttctgctCGTTGTTCGGCGGCGGAGCGCCCGACGATCTCGCCTCCGACCGCGCCGCGCTCATCGCCTTCTCCGCGGCCGTCTCCGGTGTCACGCGGCGGTGGAACGTCTCCGACCCCTCGCCGTGCGCCTGGTACGGCGTCACCTGCGCCTCCAACCGCGTCACGGAACTCCGCCTCCCCGGTTCGTACCTCCTCGGTCGGATCCCGCCCGGCACCCTCGCCAATCTAACCGCGCTCCGCGCGCTCAGCCTCCGCTACAACCTCCTCTCCGGCAGCCTCCCACCGGACTTCGCCGCCCTCACCAACCTCCGATATCTCTACCTGCAGAACAACCGCCTCTCCGGCGGTATCCCCGCCGCCGTATTCTCTCTCCGCCAGCTCGTCCGCCTGAACCTCGCGGGTAACTCCCTCGACGGAGGAATCCCTGTGGCTTTCAACAACCTCACTGGCCTTTCGACGCTGCTCCTCGACCACAACCGGCTCTCCGGCGCGATCCCCGACCTCCGGCTTCTGGGTCTCCTCCAGTTCAATGTGTCCTTCAACCAGCTCAACGGGTCCATCCCCGCAAGCCTCCGCGGTTTGCCCGCGAGCTCCTTTGTAGGAAACTCCCTCTGTGGTCGGCCCCTCGCCCCCTGTCTCGGCGAGGGTTCGCCCTCGCCGGCGCCGTCCCCGTGGATCGCCAGCAACAATGTCGATAGCGGCGGGAAAAAGAAGCTCTCCGCCGGCGCGATCGCGGGTATCGCCATTGGCTCCGCCATCGGCTTCTTGGTTCTCGTCCTCCTCCTGGTCCTCTGCTGCCGAAAGCGGGAAAAGGACGAGGCTGGACCAAAGGCGGGGGAAATGATGCAGCCAGAGGCGGAGATGGCTTTGAGGGGCAAGCGAGAGGCGGCGGATAATGTGGCTGGGCCACCTCAGGTGGCGGCCTTACCTGCGGCGGTGGCTGGAGGGGCGAGTGGGAGCGCTCGGAAGCTGGTGTTCATCGGGAAGGTTCAGGGGATATACGACCTGGATGACCTGCTGCGGGCATCGGCGGAGGTGCTCGGGAAAGGGACGGCCGGGACGACATACAaggcgatgctggagatggggatGGTGGTAACAGTAAAGCGCCTCAGGGACGTCAACGTCCCTGAGAAGGAGTTCCGCGAGAGGATGGAGGCCATCGGCGCCATGGACCACCCCAACTTGGTGGCCCTCCAAGCTTACTACCACAGCAAGGATGAGAAGCTTTTGGTCCATGAACTCGTGCCAAACGGAAGCCTCTCCTCCATCCTTCACG GAAATAAAGTATCGGGTCGCACCCCTCTCGACTGGGAGACAAGGCTGGAGATTGCTCTTGGAGCAGCACGGGGCATCGAGTTCATACACCTGCAGGGCTCTGGTCTCACTCATGGCAACATTAAGTCCTCCAACATCATTCTCTCGAAATCGAACGAGGCTCGCGTCTCCGACTTCGGCTTGAGCAGCCTGGGCTCCACCCCGATGCCCAATCAACGCGCCGCCAGCTACCGCGCCCCGGAGGTCACGGACGTCCGGAAGGTCTCCCAAAAGGCcgatgtttacagcttcggcgtgCTTCTCATGGAGCTGCTCACAGGCAAGCCTCCGACGCAGGCGCTCCACAACGAGGACGGCGTCGACCTGCCCAGGTGGGTCCAATCGGTCGTCAGGGAGAAATGGAGCTCAGAGGTATTTGACCATGAACTGCTGAGGCATCAGAACGTGGAGGAGGAAATGATGCAGCTGCTGCAGCTGGCCATTGACTGTGCTGTGCAGTTCCCAGAAAACCGGCCATCGATGTCGGAGGTTGTAGCTCGGATCGAAGGGATCCGCAGCAATTCTAGCATGACAAATCATCAGCAAGGGGGCATCGCCTTTGGCGATTGA